CAAAACCAGTAGGTCGACCTAAGAAGGCTCCTAAAAGACCAGGTAGACCGCCGAAGCCAGCAAAGCCTGTCAATGTTGAAGAAGGTGGCTCTGATGCTGCTGCTGATATAAACAACGAGTTGCATGCTCAGATTTATGCCCTAAATTCCAAGCTTCAGGTAAATTTTCTGTAGCACCATCTAGCTCTACCCTAGAATGCGTTACACGGATACTTCAAATGTAAGCCCGTGTCCCATGTCCATACGTATGGACACGGATACTGACACTGACACTTGTTGGTCACAGCTCCAATTCTAAGTGATTAAAAAATTATTACTTTACTCACATAAAATACTTCTGTGGTAGTAAATAGAAGGCTCAAGTTAGAAAAACCCAATGAGCTTGCCACATATGTGATTCTAATTAGAGCACACGTTAGCAAGCCTACTAGCCATCACAAAAGATGTTGTACCGTCTTTGGATGAGCCTGGTTTAGATCCTTCCTCTTTTGATGAAGAGAATGCAACTGTTGAGGTCTAGGACCATTTGCAATCCCGTCACTTGTATTCATATTGAAGTAAGACCTTAGTACTGGTTTATTATGACCAACTTTCTAAAGCAATATAATCAAAAATCTAAGGATGTAATATAGTATTGTCTGCAAAGCTACACTTTTGTTCGCGAGAGTTCTCACTTATGAACGGACAATTAACATTAGAATTGTGTCATCATTTATATTTCTGTATATCTTTTATTAGTAATATTTTCATTTATATGTACTACTGCCTGTCCTCGTATCATGAATTTCTAGAATTGCCGTGGCGGTTTCCATGTAACGCAGACCCTAGGTATTTCTCGACATTGCTGCAAACTTGGTAATCAAAGTCTGTTTTGTTTTGTAGGTTGCTGATTCGAAGGTTGCAGAGTTACTGATGCAGTCAGAAACACGGGAAGAAGTGATTCGCAACTTAGAAGAAGAGCTTAGCGAGACAGAGAAAATACGTAAAAAGCTTCATAATGAAATAATGGTAAcgtttgttcttttttttcttcagtcGAATTACAAGTTTAAAATTTCCTTTTACTAACTATACGTCTAAATTGGATTCAGTTGCTTAAAGGCAAAGTACGTGTTTATTGTCGAGTACGACCTTTTATACCTGATAACCGTCTAGATAACAGAATGAGTACGATAACATACCCTAAATCAATGGAGTTTAAAGGCTGCAGCCTCGAGTTAATGCATAAGGATCAGAAGTGTAGGTTTAAGTTTGATAAGGTATTTAGCGAGGAGGCATCCCAAGAAGATGTATTCGTAGAGGTTTCGCCATTGATACAGAGTGCACTTGATGGCGATAAGGTGAGTCTTAATGTGTTTTGCTGGTCAGGTATGAATACATTGCCTGCTCATTCATTTAGGAATTCTTTATTATTACGATCATGGATTGCATTCTTAATAACAGGTGCACTCTTTTTAGAAAGAAATCCTCCCAGACTTAAATGAACTTTTGTCCTCGGAGTTTTGTCAAGCTTCTTTTGAAAAATGTCGTTGTCTTACTCGTTGTGACTGCTTCTGCGTAGTTTTGTGATCCTTGCATTTTTTGTAATGATTTACTAATGTGCTTCCCTTTTAAGATTTCGGGTTTATGGTCTAAAATAAAGTCGAACAACTTCGTGTTTGTAGATTTGTGTTTTTGCCTATGGTCAGACTGCGTCTGGCAAGACTTACACAATGATGGGTAGGGCAGAACCTGGAAAAGACAGAGGATTGATACCTCGTTCATTGGAGCAGATATTTAAATGTAGCCACGAACTTGAATCCAAGGGATGGGTCTATACAATAAAGGTTTAAAAGTCATTCATCTGTCCATTTTTTTTACATtaatttttttagtttctttGAATTGTTCTATGAATATTTCGTTTTTGTATGTCTTTATTTGAATTCGGAATTGCTGGTGTATATGATGTTATTTTGTTCTGTTTTGAAGCTGTCCATTCTAGAACTACATTTGAAGACAATAAGAGATTTGCTAGTACCACTGCCTGCTAGAGCAAGGCGGAAGAGCCGCTCCGATGCAGATAAATGCTGCACAATACATGAAGACAGAGATGGGAATCCAGAACATCTTCAAGACCATCTTCAAGACCAGAAATTTCGACAACAGTCAGGTTGGAAACATGATAATTCCCATCTCTGTCTTCATGTATTGTGCAGCATTTATCTGCATCGGAGCGGCTCTTCCGCCTTGCTCTAGCAGGCAGTGGTACTAGCAAATCTCTTATTGTCTTCAAATGTAGTTCTAGAATGGACAGCTTCAAAACAGAACAAAATAACATCATATACACCAGCAATTCCGAATTCAAATAGAGACATACAAAAACGAAATATTCATAGAACAATTCaaagaaactaaaaaaattaATGTAAAAAAAATGGACAGATGAATGACTTTTAAACCTTTATTGTATAGACCCATCCCTTGGATTCAAGTTCGTGGCTACATTTAAATATCTGCTCCAATGAACGAGGTATCAATCCTCTGTCTTTTCCAGGTTCTGCCCTACCCATCATTGTGTAAGTCTTGCCAGACGCAGTCTGACCATAGGCAAAAACACAAATCTACAAACACGAAGTTGTTCGACTTTATTTTAGACCATAAACCCGAAATCTTACAAGGGAAGCACATTAGTAAATCATTACAAAAAATGCAAGGATCACAAAACTACGCAGAAGCAGTCACAACGAGTAAGACAACGACATTTTTCAAAAGAAGCTTGACAAAACTCCGAGGACAAAAGTTCATTTAAGTCTGGGAGGATTTCCTTCTAAAAAGAGTGCACCTGTTATTAAGAATGCAATCCATGATCGTAATAATAAAGAATTCCTAAATGAATGAGCAGGCAATGTATTCATACCTGACCAGCAAAACACATTAAGACTCACCTTATCGCCATCAAGTGCACTCTGTATCAATGGCGAAACCTCTACGAATACATCTTCTTGGGATGCCTCCTCGCTAAATACCTTATCAAACTTAAACCTACACTTCTGATCCTTATGCATTAACTCGAGGCTGCAGCCTTTAAACTCCATTGATTTAGGGTATGTTATCGTACTCATTCTGTTATCTAGACGGTTATCAGGTATAAAAGGTCGTACTCGACAATAAACACGTACTTTGCCTTTAAGCAACTGAATCCAATTTAGACGTATAGTTAGTAAAAGGAAATTTTAAACTTGTAATTCgactgaagaaaaaaaagaacaaacgTTACCATTATTTCATTATGAAGCTTTTTACGTATTTTCTCTGTCTCGCTAAGCTCTTCTTCTAAGTTGCGAATCACTTCTTCCCGTGTTTCTGACTGCATCAGTAACTCTGCAACCTTCGAATCAGCAACCTACAAAACAAAACAGACTTTGATTACCAAGTTTGCAGCAATGTCGAGAAATACCTAGGGTCTGCGTTACATGGAAACCGCCACGGCAATTCTAGAAATTCATGATACGAGGACAGGCAGTAGTACATATAAATGAAAATATTACTAATAAAAGATATACAGAAATATAAATGATGACACAATTCTAATGTTAATTGTCCGTTCATAAGTGAGAACTCTCGCGAACAAAAGTGTAGCTTTGCAGACAATACTATATTACATCCTTAGATTTTTGATTATATTGCTTTAGAAAGTTGGTCATAATAAACCAGTACTAAGGTCTTACTTCAATATGAATACAAGTGACGGGATTGCAAATGGTCTTAGACCTCAACAGTTGCATTCTCTTCATCAAAAGAGGAAGGATCTAAACCAGGCTCATCCAAAGACGGTACAACATCTTTTGTGATGGCTAGTAGGCTTGCTAACGTGTGCTCTAATTAGAATCACATATGTGGCAAGCTCATTGGGTTTTTCTAACTTGAGCCTTCTATTTACTACCACAGAAGTATTTTATGTGAGTAAAGTAATAATTTTTTAATCACTTAGAATTGGAGCTGTGACCAACAAGTGTCAGTGTCAGTATCCGTGTCCATACGTATGGACATGGGACACGGGCTTACATTTGAAGTATCCGTGTAACGCATTCTAGGGTAGAGCTAGATGGTGCTACAGAAAATTTACCTGAAGCTTGGAATTTAGGGCATAAATCTGAGCATGCAACTCGTTGTTTATATCAGCAGCAGCATCAGAGCCACCTTCTTCAACATTGACAGGCTTTGCTGGCTTCGGCGGTCTACCTGGTCTTTTAGGAGCCTTCTTAGGTCGACCTACTGGTTTTGGCTCTTCGGTTTTCTTCTTTAATGAACTGACTGAAGTAGATTTGGGCTTAGGTGGGCGACCTCTAGGTCTTTTAGGAGGTGGATCAATCATTGCAGATGTTGCTCCAAGTAACTGCAAAACACAAAAATACAAGTTAGCTAAAACAGAAAATTGATAGTATAAAATGCTACTCGAAAGAGAAGGAGAGGAAAACAAAAACTAATGAAACTCAACAAAAGATCTCGAAAACAGAAAAGCATAGCTCCATATTCGCACCCCAATTACTTTCAACTTATGAAAAACCCTGTATCCTTAAAATTCAAGAATGCCGTGATATAAAACAACATATCTGAGGGAAAACCTAGCTAACCTCGTAAGGAGTATCAGACATATTTCCTTCATCCTCCTTTTCAGCTGCAGGAGCATCAGCCACACGACGTTTCCTGGTAGACATCTTGTCACTAATGCAAAGAGCCTACTGAAACCAGAAATAAGATATATACAAAAGCATTAAGTGAAAAGGAAATCATTCTTAAATAATCACATAAAAACTTGAACTTAAGAACGTAACTTTAATTCGAATTCATGAAAAATGCATTGAAACTAGATTAGAATTTGCAACTAGAATTCCCCAAGACAAAGTAGCAAAGTAGCCACAGTAATTCATATTATATTCTCTAGCCTGGTGCTAGTGAACTCTTCGTTTATTTATAAGTCCTGGGCTTATATTGGTGATGGATTGACTTCCACTCGACTAGCCCCAAAAGGAAGGTCAACCAGAGGATAGCATTATCTGTTTCCTAAAGATGAGTCTTGCTATAAGTATCTATCGGCATTTAGCTCCTTACTATATCATGTAGTAGTAAGGAAAAACTCAtggaaaaaaactaagaaaatgcaAAGTCTAGCTGCGTACGAGATATGAATCTATATTGACCAGTGATTATGAATTCGATAATGAAATGAAACAATTATGCACCCTCGACTATTGGACCAACAAGACAGTAAAGAGTCTTTACTGTCTTGTTGGTCCAATAGTCGAGGGTGCATAATTGTTTCATTTCATTATCGAATTCATAATCACTGGTCAATATAGATTCATATCTCGTACGCAGCTAGACTTtgcattttcttagtttttttccaTGAGTTTTTCCTTACTACTACATGATATAGTAAGGAGCTAAATGCCGATAGATACTTATAGCAAGACTCATCTTTAGGAAACAGATAATGCTATCCTCTGGTTGACCTTCCTTTTGGGGCTAGTCGAGTGGAAGTCAATCCATCACCAATATAAGCCCAGGACTTATAAATAAACGAAGAGTTCACTAGCACCAGGCTAGAGAATATAATATGAATTACTGTGGCTACTTTGCTACTTTGTCTTGGGGAATTCTAGTTGCAAATTCTAATCTAGTTTCAATGCATTTTTCATGAATTCGAATTAAAGTTACGTTCTTAAGTTCAAGTTTTTATGTGATTATTTAAGAATGATTTCCTTTTCACTTAATGCTTTTGTATATATCTTATTTCTGGTTTCAGTAGGCTCTTTGCATTAGTGACAAGATGTCTACCAGGAAACGTCGTGTGGCTGATGCTCCTGCAGCTGAAAAGGAGGATGAAGGAAATATGTCTGATACTCCTTACGAGGTTAGCTAGGTTTTCCCTCAGATATGTTGTTTTATATCACGGCATTCTTGAATTTTAAGGATACAGGGTTTTTCATAAGTTGAAAGTAATTGGGGTGCGAATATGGAGCTATGCTTTTCTGTTTTCGAGATCTTTTGTTGAGTTTCATTAGTTTTTGTTTTCCTCTCCTTCTCTTTCGAGTAGCATTTTATACTATCAATTTTCTGTTTTAGCTAACTTGTATTTTTGTGTTTTGCAGTTACTTGGAGCAACATCTGCAATGATTGATCCACCTCCTAAAAGACCTAGAGGTCGCCCACCTAAGCCCAAATCTACTTCAGTCAGTTCATTAAAGAAGAAAACCGAAGAGCCAAAACCAGTAGGTCGACCTAAGAAGGCTCCTAAAAGACCAGGTAGACCGCCGAAGCCAGCAAAGCCTGTCAATGTTGAAGAAGGTGGCTCTGATGCTGCTGCTGATATAAACAACGAGTTGCATGCTCAGATTTATGCCCTAAATTCCAAGCTTCAGGTAAATTTTCTGTAGCACCATCTAGCTCTACCCTAGAATGCGTTACACGGATACTTCAAATGTAAGCCCGTGTCCCATGTCCATACGTATGGACACGGATACTGACACTGACACTTGTTGGTCACAGCTCCAATTCTAAGTGATTAAAAAATTATTACTTTACTCACATAAAATACTTCTGTGGTAGTAAATAGAAGGCTCAAGTTAGAAAAACCCAATGAGCTTGCCACATATGTGATTCTAATTAGAGCACACGTTAGCAAGCCTACTAGCCATCACAAAAGATGTTGTACCGTCTTTGGATGAGCCTGGTTTAGATCCTTCCTCTTTTGATGAAGAGAATGCAACTGTTGAGGTCTAGGACCATTTGCAATCCCGTCACTTGTATTCATATTGAAGTAAGACCTTAGTACTGGTTTATTATGACCAACTTTCTAAAGCAATATAATCAAAAATCTAAGGATGTAATATAGTATTGTCTGCAAAGCTACACTTTTGTTCGCGAGAGTTCTCACTTATGAACGGACAATTAACATTAGAATTGTGTCATCATTTATATTTCTGTATATCTTTTATTAGTAATATTTTCATTTATATGTACTACTGCCTGTCCTCGTATCATGAATTTCTAGAATTGCCGTGGCGGTTTCCATGTAACGCAGACCCTAGGTATTTCTCGACATTGCTGCAAACTTGGTAATCAAAGTCTGTTTTGTTTTGTAGGTTGCTGATTCGAAGGTTGCAGAGTTACTGATGCAGTCAGAAACACGGGAAGAAGTGATTCGCAACTTAGAAGAAGAGCTTAGCGAGACAGAGAAAATACGTAAAAAGCTTCATAATGAAATAATGGTAAcgtttgttcttttttttcttcagtcGAATTACAAGTTTAAAATTTCCTTTTACTAACTATACGTCTAAATTGGATTCAGTTGCTTAAAGGCAAAGTACGTGTTTATTGTCGAGTACGACCTTTTATACCTGATAACCGTCTAGATAACAGAATGAGTACGATAACATACCCTAAATCAATGGAGTTTAAAGGCTGCAGCCTCGAGTTAATGCATAAGGATCAGAAGTGTAGGTTTAAGTTTGATAAGGTATTTAGCGAGGAGGCATCCCAAGAAGATGTATTCGTAGAGGTTTCGCCATTGATACAGAGTGCACTTGATGGCGATAAGGTGAGTCTTAATGTGTTTGCTGGTCAGGTATGAATACATTGCCTGCTCATTCATTTAGGAATTCTTTATTATTACGATCATGGATTGCATTCTTAATAACAGGTGCACTCTTTTTAGAAGAAATCCTCCCAGACTTAAATGAACTTTTGTCCTCGGAGTTTTGTCAAGCTTCTTTTGAAAAATGTCGTTGTCTTACTCGTTGTGACTGCTTCTGCGTAGTTTTGTGATCCTTGCATTTTTTGTAATGATTTACTAATGTGCTTCCCTTTAAGATTTCGGGTTTATGGTCTAAAATAAAGTCGAACAACTTCGTGTTTGTAGATTTGTGTTTTTGCCTATGGTCAGACTGCGTCTGGCAAGACTTACACAATGATGGGTAGGGCAGAACCTGGAAAAGACAGAGGATTGATACCTCGTTCATTGGAGCAGATATTTAAATGTAGCCACGAACTTGAATCCAAGGGATGGGTCTATACAATAAAGGTTTAAAAGTCATTCATCTGTCCATTTTTTTTACATtaatttttttagtttctttGAATTGTTCTATGAATATTTCGTTTTTGTATGTCTTATTTGAATTCGGAATTGCTGGTGTATATGATGTTATTTTGTTCTGTTTTGAAGCTGTCCATTCTAGAACTACATTTGAAGACAATAAGAGATTTGCTAGTACCACTGCCTGCTAGAGCAAGGCGGAAGAGCCGCTCCGATGCAGATAAATGCTGCACAATACATGAAGACAGAGATGGGAATCCAGAACATCTTCAAGACCATCTTCAAGACCAGAAATTTCGACAACAGTCAGGTTGGAAACATGATAATTCCCATCTCTGTCTTCATGTATTGTGCAGCATTTATCTGCATCGGAGCGGCTCTTCCGCCTTGCTCTAGCAGGCAGTGGTACTAGCAAATCTCTTATTGTCTTCAAATGTAGTTCTAGAATGGACAGCTTCAAAACAGAACAAAATAATCATATACACCAGCAATTCCGAATTCAAATAGAGACATACAAAAACGAAATATTCATAGAACAATTCaaagaaactaaaaaaattaATGTAAAAAAATGGACAGATGAATGACTTTTAAACCTTTATTGTATAGACCCATCCCTTGGATTCAAGTTCGTGGCTACATTTAAATATCTGCTCCAATGAACGAGGTATCAATCCTCTGTCTTTTCCAGGTTCTGCCCTACCCATCATTGTGTAAGTCTTGCCAGACGCAGTCTGACCATAGGCAAAAACACAAATCTACAAACACGAAGTTGTTCGACTTTATTTTAGACCATAAACCCGAAATCTTACAAGGGAAGCACATTAGTAAATCATTACAAAAAATGCAAGGATCACAAAACTACGCAGAAGCAGTCACAACGAGTAAGACAACGACATTTTTCAAAAGAAGCTTGACAAAACTCCGAGGACAAAAGTTCATTTAAGTCTGGGAGGATTTCCTTCTAAAAAGAGTGCACCTGTTATTAAGAATGCAATCCATGATCGTAATAATAAAGAATTCCTAAATGAATGAGCAGGCAATGTATTCATACCTGACCAGCAAAACACATTAAGACTCACCTTATCGCCATCAAGTGCACTCTGTATCAATGGCGAAACCTCTACGAATACATCTTCTTGGGATGCCTCCTCGCTAAATACCTTATCAAACTTAAACCTACACTTCTGATCCTTATGCATTAACTCGAGGCTGCAGCCTTTAAACTCCATTGATTTAGGGTATGTTATCGTACTCATTCTGTTATCTAGACGGTTATCAGGTATAAAAGGTCGTACTCGACAATAAACACGTACTTTGCCTTTAAGCAACTGAATCCAATTTAGACGTATAGTTAGTAAAAGGAAATTTTAAACTTGTAATTCgactgaagaaaaaaaagaacaaacgTTACCATTATTTCATTATGAAGCTTTTTACGTATTTTCTCTGTCTCGCTAAGCTCTTCTTCTAAGTTGCGAATCACTTCTTCCCGTGTTTCTGACTGCATCAGTAACTCTGCAACCTTCGAATCAGCAACCTACAAAACAAAACAGACTTTGATTACCAAGTTTGCAGCAATGTCGAGAAATACCTAGGGTCTGCGTTACATGGAAACCGCCACGGCAATTCTAGAAATTCATGATACGAGGACAGGCAGTAGTACATATAATGAAAATATTACTAATAAAAGATATACAGAAATATAAATGATGACACAATTCTAATGTTAATTGTCCGTTCATAAGTGAGAACTCTCGCGAACAAAAGTGTAGCTTTGCAGACAATACTATATTACATCCTTAGATTTTTGATTATATTGCTTTAGAAAGTTGGTCATAATAAACCAGTACTAAGGTCTTACTTCAATATGAATACAAGTGACGGGATTGCAAATGGTCTTAGACCTCAACAGTTGCATTCTCTTCATCAAAAGAGGAAGGATCTAAACCAGGCTCATCCAAAGACGGTACAACATCTTTTGTGATGGCTAGTAGGCTTGCTAACGTGTGCTCTAATTAGAATCACATATGTGGCAAGCTCATTGGGTTTTTCTAACTTGAGCCTTCTATTTACTACCACAGAAGTATTTTATGTGAGTAAAGTAATAATTTTTTAATCACTTAGAATTGGAGCTGTGACCAACAAGTGTCAGTGTCAGTATCCGTGTCCATACGTATGGACATGGGACACGGGCTTACATTTGAAGTATCCGTGTAACGCATTCTAGGGTAGAGCTAGATGGTGCTACAGAAAATTTACCTGAAGCTTGGAATTTAGGGCATAAATCTGAGCATGCAACTCGTTGTTTATATCAGCAGCAGCATCAGAGCCACCTTCTTCAACATTGACAGGCTTTGCTGGCTTCGGCGGTCTACCTGGTCTTTTAGGAGCCTTCTTAGGTCGACCTACTGGTTTTGGCTCTTCGGTTTTCTTCTTTAATGAACTGACTGAAGTAGATTTGGGCTTAGGTGGGCGACCTCTAGGTCTTTTAGGAGGTGGATCAATCATTGCAGATGTTGCTCCAAGTAACTGCAAAACACAAAAATACAAGTTAGCTAAAACAGAAAATTGATAGTATAAAATGCTACTCGAAAGAGAAGGAGAGGAAACAAAAACTAATGAAACTCAACAAAAGATCTCGAAAACAGAAAAGCATAGCTCCATATTCGCACCCCAATTACTTTCAACTTATGAAAAACCCTGTATCCTTAAAATTCAAGAATGCCGTGATATAAAACAACATATCTGAGGGAAAACCTAGCTAACCTCGTAAGGAGTATCAGACATATTTCCTTCATCCTCCTTTTCAGCTGCAGGAGCATCAGCCACACGACGTTTCCTGGTAGACATCTTGTCACTAATGCAAAGAGCCTACTGAAACCAGAAATAAGATATATACAAAAGCATTAAGTGAAAAGGAAATCATTCTTAAATAATCACATAAAAACTTGAACTTAAGAACGTAACTTTAATTCGAATTCATGAAAAATGCATTGAAACTAGATTAGAATTTGCAACTAGAATTCCCCAAGACAAAGTAGCAAAGTAGCCACAGTAATTCATATTATATTCTCTAGCCTGGTGCTAGTGAACTCTTCGTTTATTTATAAGTCCTGGGCTTATATTGGTGATGGATTGACTTCCACTCGACTAGCCCCAAAAGGAAGGTCAACCAGAGGATAGCATTATCTGTTTCCTAAAGATGAGTCTTGCTATAAGTATCTATCGGCATTTAGCTCCTTACTATATCATGTAGTAGTAAGGAAAAACTCAtggaaaaaaactaagaaaatgcaAAGTCTAGCTGCGTACGAGATATGAATCTATATTGACCAGTGATTATGAATTCGATAATGAAATGAAACAATTATGCACCCTCGACTATTGGACCAACAAGACAGTAAAGAGTGAGCAATCATGATGACCGTGCCCCAGGCGGTACGTCGGGAGATTTTGACACTAGTAAGATGAATGGCCTTTTATGTTTTATGTTATTTGTATGCAATTTTTGCTTATGATATACCGCATCTCGTGTGCGTTTTGTGTACTGTCGTATCATGAAGGTTGGTTCTTTATGCTTCCATGTCAATCTTATGTTTCAGGATTAATGATTTTGTGCCGCCATAAAAGCATGAGATATATGGCCGATGAGAGTATAATAGACTCGGGGAGTTTCCTTCGAATAAAAAAGAATGGCAGTTTCCTTCGAGCCCAACTACCGGAAGGAGTCGCACTCCTTCTCAAAGCCCTATTGTTCTTATCTTATGGCACTGCTTAATTACATGTTTTTCTTAAGTGTACGAATAGTGGCTCCATTTATGAAACAATCAAACTTAAGTAGTGGGAAAAACTAAACTTAGAATGCTAGTTTGTTTACTTCAACTATCACAGTTAGTTAATTGACCAGCAGTTGATAATCTACCTCTGGCGAACAATGAAGGATCTTCCATTCTTCTCATTCACATTCAGAAGTTGTTAGCAATCTATCAAATCTTTCTTGCATGTGAGCTCTACTATGAATCAGTTTTTGACTCTCTAATTGGTGACAAGTTGACTCTAGAACTCTCCCATTTCTCCAACGAATTCTTATACGCTTGTAAGAGATTATCATTCCTAAGTACCTAATCCCTCAACAACTCCATAGGGTGTAACCTACTGCCCCAGTAATTACAACTTACTCAAGGTGTGTCTCAGACAGTAACCAGTCCATCAGTACATGATGTTATTAAACAAGATTTTAAGAGAAGTAAATTGGATACCAGTCTTCTTACTACATAAGCAGATTCATGAAAATTTCAGGTATAAAAACATATCCAAATACAGGATCTAGTGTCATATTCAATGTGGTCAGCGCCTCTGCATATAAAAACACCACACAATTGAGGAAAATCAAATTCTACACAATTGAGACACCTACCTTGGAAGGTCTATAAAACGCAACTTAGAATTTCAGGGTCATTCAGTAAACCAATTTAAGGATAGGAGTTGCAGTCAAATAAGAATGATAGCAATCACCGAAAACCCATACACAACCAGGGTCATTCAGTAATCAACGTAAATTAGAGACGAATAAGTTAACCACTACCCCGACATGATCAATTCAGTTTGATTACATTaccttaaaaacaaaaaaacaaaacccaaatTCCTCTAAACAAAAATCTCAATGCACGAAAGGTAATTCAATTCGATTAATTCAATCTCTGTGCAGTTCTTTCAATACATAGATGCTCAATTTCATGATCTATTTATAAgacaaaatcaaaaccctagacaAAAATCAATAGAATTTATTTATAGATGTAATAATAGAAAGAGTAGATTCAATGTTACCTTAACTACTGCAACCTTGTTCTCATCGGAATGGTAATCCTCTTTTGAAACTACTTCTGCTTCTGACTACGAAAGAAATTTAGGGTTCGTATTCTTTTATGTGGCGTGAAGGAAGAAGATATACTGAAATTGTGATTTCGACGAAGATACTAGAGAGGAAACCAGTTGAATCCTACCTGAATCAAAATGAGATTAACGATTTCGACGAAAACTCGAGATTGTCACTTGAATTCTCAATGAATGTTTATCGAAGAAAACTGGAGAGATTCGGCGAGAATTAAGTCGCAGCAAAAAGAGGATTAAGAGAGAATTAGAAAAAAGTAAGGGTGAACAGGAACTGAGCCGGACCGCCGGACCGAACCGGAACTGATGGAATCGCATTTGATTTTGGACCGAATCGAGGTACAAGATACGGGTCCGattcaaaaaataggaaccgaggtctgTGGGTATAGGTATGCGGTCCAATATAAGAATCGTCCCGTACCGGACTGAAGTTCCGAATAATCATAACCGTTAGATTTATGGGATAAGGGATCCGTATCAGTCGTTAGA
This is a stretch of genomic DNA from Papaver somniferum cultivar HN1 chromosome 1, ASM357369v1, whole genome shotgun sequence. It encodes these proteins:
- the LOC113322876 gene encoding kinesin-like protein KIN-14H; the protein is MSTRKRRVADAPAAEKEDEGNMSDTPYELLGATSAMIDPPPKRPRGRPPKPKSTSVSSLKKKTEEPKPVGRPKKAPKRPGRPPKPAKPVNVEEGGSDAAADINNELHAQIYALNSKLQVADSKVAELLMQSETREEVIRNLEEELSETEKIRKKLHNEIMLLKGKVRVYCRVRPFIPDNRLDNRMSTITYPKSMEFKGCSLELMHKDQKCRFKFDKVFSEEASQEDVFVEVSPLIQSALDGDKVSLNVFCWSGMNTLPAHSFRNSLLLRSWIAFLITGALFLERNPPRLK
- the LOC113322864 gene encoding kinesin-like protein KIN-14H isoform X1, yielding MSTRKRRVADAPAAEKEDEGNMSDTPYELLGATSAMIDPPPKRPRGRPPKPKSTSVSSLKKKTEEPKPVGRPKKAPKRPGRPPKPAKPVNVEEGGSDAAADINNELHAQIYALNSKLQVADSKVAELLMQSETREEVIRNLEEELSETEKIRKKLHNEIMLLKGKVRVYCRVRPFIPDNRLDNRMSTITYPKSMEFKGCSLELMHKDQKCRFKFDKVFSEEASQEDVFVEVSPLIQSALDGDKICVFAYGQTASGKTYTMMGRAEPGKDRGLIPRSLEQIFKCSHELESKGWVYTIKLSILELHLKTIRDLLVPLPARARRKSRSDADKCCTIHEDRDGNYHVSNLTVVEISGLEDGLEDVLDSHLCLHVLCSIYLHRSGSSALL
- the LOC113322864 gene encoding kinesin-like protein KIN-14H isoform X2 — translated: MSTRKRRVADAPAAEKEDEGNMSDTPYELLGATSAMIDPPPKRPRGRPPKPKSTSVSSLKKKTEEPKPVGRPKKAPKRPGRPPKPAKPVNVEEGGSDAAADINNELHAQIYALNSKLQVADSKVAELLMQSETREEVIRNLEEELSETEKIRKKLHNEIMLLKGKVRVYCRVRPFIPDNRLDNRMSTITYPKSMEFKGCSLELMHKDQKCRFKFDKVFSEEASQEDVFVEVSPLIQSALDGDKVHSF
- the LOC113322899 gene encoding high mobility group protein HMGI-C-like, with translation MSTRKRRVADAPAAEKEDEGNMSDTPYELLGATSAMIDPPPKRPRGRPPKPKSTSVSSLKKKTEEPKPVGRPKKAPKRPGRPPKPAKPVNVEEGGSDAAADINNELHAQIYALNSKLQVADSKVAELLMQSETREEVIRNLEEELSETEKIRKKLHNEIMVTFVLFFLQSNYKFKISFY